One Yoonia sp. BS5-3 genomic window carries:
- the radC gene encoding DNA repair protein RadC, giving the protein MSQFAESRSLFADSDDVLRVTPVPSGRTPSYMRDHRKRLRERFMQGGATAVPDYELLELILFRAIPRQDVKPLARRLIDRFGDFNRVLSASTGQLKQVDGVGDAVVIELKVVEAAAHRLARAKIMQRHVVSSWDALLDYCHTTMAHRDTEQFRILFLDTKNVLIADEEQAKGTLDHVPVYPREVVKRALELNAASLILVHNHPSGDPTPSDADIQMTRQISSAAASLGLTVHDHLIIGKSCELSFRAHGLLSN; this is encoded by the coding sequence ATGTCTCAGTTTGCCGAATCCCGGTCACTATTTGCAGATAGCGACGATGTGCTTCGCGTGACGCCCGTTCCCAGCGGTCGCACACCATCTTACATGCGCGACCATCGTAAACGGTTGCGCGAACGGTTCATGCAAGGCGGGGCAACGGCTGTGCCCGATTATGAACTACTGGAACTGATCCTGTTCCGCGCCATCCCGCGGCAGGATGTCAAACCGCTAGCGCGTAGGCTGATCGACCGTTTTGGTGATTTCAACAGGGTGCTATCGGCATCAACTGGGCAGCTGAAGCAGGTGGATGGGGTTGGCGACGCTGTTGTAATTGAACTGAAGGTCGTCGAAGCTGCGGCGCACCGGCTGGCCCGCGCCAAGATCATGCAGCGGCACGTCGTTTCAAGCTGGGATGCCTTGCTGGATTACTGCCACACGACGATGGCACATCGCGACACCGAACAATTCCGCATCCTATTCCTGGATACAAAAAACGTACTGATCGCGGATGAAGAACAGGCCAAGGGAACCTTGGATCACGTGCCCGTCTATCCCCGCGAAGTCGTCAAACGGGCGTTAGAGCTTAACGCGGCCTCGTTGATTCTTGTGCATAATCATCCCTCAGGTGATCCAACACCGTCAGACGCCGATATACAAATGACCCGGCAAATATCATCCGCCGCCGCCAGCTTGGGTCTAACGGTGCATGATCATTTAATCATTGGGAAATCCTGCGAACTCAGCTTTCGGGCGCATGGCCTGTTAAGCAATTAA
- the argJ gene encoding bifunctional glutamate N-acetyltransferase/amino-acid acetyltransferase ArgJ — MTISPLAPAGFPDLPVIDGITFAAAAAGVHYAGRDDVMLAALAPGSTIAGVFTRSATRSANVLDCQAKLGADPVGPAAIIVNSGNSNAFTGKYGDGSVKAICGAVSDALQIDERRIFTASTGVIGERLPHDRIVGKMQELAANLAPDSITDAAKAIMTTDTFPKGAGASVDINGQTVKIAGIAKGSGMIAPDMATMLVYIFTDAKIEQPTLQALVSGHNAKTFNCITVDSDTSTSDTLIAAATGASGVDVGGNSDFAQALHNVMLDLAHQVVRDGEGATKFVTVNVSGGQSDSDAHKVALSIANSPLVKTAIAGEDANWGRVVMAVGKSGAAADRDKLNIKFGDITVAENGWRAPDYSEDATSAYMKNDELSISVDLGIGAGKSTVWTCDLTHGYISINADYRS, encoded by the coding sequence ATGACGATTTCTCCTCTTGCTCCGGCGGGTTTTCCAGACCTGCCGGTTATCGATGGTATCACCTTCGCTGCGGCAGCGGCCGGGGTGCATTATGCCGGGCGTGATGATGTGATGCTTGCGGCGCTTGCGCCCGGCAGCACGATTGCCGGGGTGTTCACACGCTCGGCAACACGGTCGGCAAATGTGCTGGATTGTCAGGCGAAATTAGGGGCGGATCCGGTCGGACCTGCGGCAATTATCGTGAATTCTGGCAACTCCAACGCATTCACCGGCAAGTATGGGGATGGCAGCGTCAAAGCGATCTGTGGGGCAGTCTCGGATGCTTTGCAAATCGACGAGCGTCGAATCTTCACCGCGTCAACCGGCGTGATTGGCGAACGGCTGCCGCATGACCGGATCGTCGGTAAGATGCAGGAATTGGCTGCGAATCTTGCACCAGATTCGATCACTGACGCCGCCAAGGCAATCATGACAACCGACACGTTCCCAAAGGGCGCTGGCGCGTCGGTGGATATCAACGGTCAAACGGTCAAGATCGCAGGCATCGCCAAGGGCTCAGGTATGATTGCGCCAGATATGGCAACGATGCTGGTCTATATATTTACGGACGCCAAGATCGAGCAACCGACGTTGCAAGCGTTGGTATCTGGCCACAACGCCAAGACCTTCAACTGCATTACCGTGGATAGTGACACGTCGACATCAGACACACTGATCGCGGCAGCAACCGGGGCGTCCGGCGTCGATGTGGGCGGAAACAGCGATTTTGCCCAGGCACTGCATAATGTGATGCTGGACTTGGCGCATCAGGTCGTCCGCGACGGCGAAGGCGCCACGAAATTTGTGACCGTGAACGTTTCTGGCGGGCAAAGCGACAGTGACGCGCATAAAGTGGCGTTATCCATAGCCAACTCACCGCTTGTGAAAACCGCCATTGCGGGGGAAGACGCCAATTGGGGCCGGGTGGTAATGGCGGTCGGGAAATCCGGCGCCGCCGCAGATCGGGATAAACTCAATATCAAATTCGGAGACATCACCGTCGCCGAAAATGGCTGGCGGGCACCGGACTATTCGGAAGACGCGACCAGCGCCTATATGAAGAACGACGAACTCAGCATCAGCGTCGATCTGGGTATCGGTGCAGGGAAAAGCACCGTTTGGACCTGCGATTTGACCCATGGCTATATCAGCATCAACGCGGATTACCGGTCATGA
- the dnaJ gene encoding molecular chaperone DnaJ: MAKRDYYDVLGVPKGADAAAIKKGYRQKAKELHPDRNSDNPDAEAQFKEANEAYEVLKDANKKAAYDRYGHAAFENGMGGGGGGQRGQGDFGSAFSDVFDDLFGDFMGGGRGGGRRGGPQRGNDLRYNLRIKLEDAFSGMQKTITVPTAVACGSCNGTGAEGGSEPQTCPTCNGMGKVRAQQGFFTVERTCPTCNGMGQTIKNPCQSCNGQGRVEKEKSLSVNIPAGVETGTRIRLAGEGEAGMRGGPTGDLYIFIEVNDHALFERENTNLFCRVPVSIATAALGGEIEVPTIDGGRSRVKVPEGSQSGRQMRLRGKGMPALRGGSAGDMFIELAVETPVKLTARQREILKEFDQLSEDNNPQGSSFFQSVKSFWDSMKG, encoded by the coding sequence ATGGCAAAACGTGACTATTATGATGTTCTTGGCGTCCCCAAAGGGGCGGACGCTGCGGCAATCAAAAAAGGCTACCGCCAGAAGGCAAAAGAACTGCATCCGGACCGGAATTCAGACAATCCTGACGCAGAAGCGCAGTTCAAGGAAGCCAACGAAGCTTACGAAGTCCTGAAAGACGCAAACAAAAAGGCAGCCTATGACCGCTATGGTCACGCGGCCTTTGAAAACGGCATGGGCGGCGGCGGTGGCGGCCAACGTGGCCAAGGCGATTTCGGAAGCGCGTTCTCAGACGTATTCGACGATCTATTCGGCGATTTCATGGGCGGTGGACGCGGCGGCGGACGGCGCGGTGGTCCGCAACGTGGCAACGACCTTCGCTATAATCTGCGGATCAAACTGGAAGACGCATTCAGCGGGATGCAAAAGACCATCACGGTCCCAACGGCGGTGGCTTGCGGGTCATGCAATGGTACCGGCGCGGAGGGCGGCTCTGAACCACAAACCTGCCCAACCTGCAACGGCATGGGCAAGGTGCGCGCGCAGCAGGGTTTTTTCACTGTCGAACGCACCTGCCCGACCTGTAACGGCATGGGGCAGACCATCAAGAACCCTTGTCAGAGCTGCAACGGTCAAGGCCGCGTTGAAAAAGAGAAATCGCTATCCGTAAACATCCCCGCAGGGGTGGAAACCGGTACACGGATTCGGCTCGCTGGCGAGGGCGAAGCAGGCATGCGTGGCGGGCCCACGGGTGACCTGTACATCTTCATAGAAGTAAACGACCACGCGCTCTTTGAACGGGAAAATACAAATCTGTTCTGCCGGGTGCCGGTATCAATCGCGACCGCTGCGCTGGGCGGCGAAATTGAGGTGCCAACGATCGATGGCGGACGCAGCAGGGTGAAAGTACCCGAAGGGTCCCAATCCGGCCGGCAAATGCGGTTGCGCGGCAAAGGAATGCCTGCACTGCGCGGTGGCTCTGCAGGCGACATGTTCATCGAACTTGCCGTCGAAACCCCGGTAAAGCTGACGGCACGCCAACGCGAGATCCTCAAAGAATTTGATCAACTTAGCGAAGACAATAACCCACAAGGGTCCAGCTTCTTCCAGTCGGTCAAAAGCTTCTGGGACTCGATGAAAGGCTAA
- the dnaK gene encoding molecular chaperone DnaK — MAKVIGIDLGTTNSCIAIMDGSKPRVIENAEGARTTPSIVAFTDEERLVGQPAKRQAVTNPENTIFAVKRLIGRRFDDKDLAKDKKNMPFAVVDGGNGDAWVESKGEKYSPSQISAFILGKMKETAETYLGEDVTQAVITVPAYFNDAQRQATKDAGKIAGLEVLRIINEPTAAALAYGLDKKDSKTIAVYDLGGGTFDVTILEIDDGLFEVKSTNGDTFLGGEDFDMRIVTYLADEFKKENSVDLTKDKMALQRLKEAAEKAKIELSSSSSTEINQPFISMGSDGQPLHMVMKLTRAKLESLVGDLIKASMKPCQAAIKDAGLSTSDIDEVVLVGGMTRMPKVREEVAKFFGKDPHQGVNPDEVVAMGAAIQAGVLQGDVKDVVLLDVTPLSLGIETLGGVFTRLIDRNTTIPTKKSQVFSTAEDNQNAVTLRVFQGEREMAADNKMLGQFNLEDIPPAPRGMPQIEVTFDIDANGIVEVGAKDKGTGKEQKITIQASGGLSDDDIEAMVKDAEENAEADKDRRELVDATNQAESLIHSTEKSMEEHADKVDPTTIEAIELAIAALKDDLEGDDLKAEKIKSGIQNVTEAAMKLGEAIYKAQQEAEGEAEPDAPAADDDILDADFEDLDDDKRGE, encoded by the coding sequence ATGGCCAAAGTTATTGGTATCGACCTGGGAACCACGAACTCCTGTATCGCCATCATGGATGGCTCAAAGCCACGGGTCATCGAGAACGCCGAAGGCGCGCGGACAACGCCATCAATCGTGGCATTCACCGATGAAGAGCGTCTTGTCGGGCAGCCTGCAAAACGTCAGGCGGTAACGAACCCGGAAAACACAATCTTTGCTGTGAAGCGTCTGATCGGCCGCCGGTTCGATGACAAGGACCTTGCCAAAGACAAAAAGAACATGCCTTTCGCTGTTGTCGACGGCGGCAACGGGGATGCATGGGTCGAATCCAAGGGTGAGAAATACTCCCCTAGCCAGATCTCGGCCTTCATCCTCGGCAAAATGAAAGAAACTGCCGAAACATATCTCGGCGAAGATGTGACCCAAGCGGTCATCACAGTCCCAGCCTACTTCAACGACGCGCAGCGCCAGGCGACGAAAGACGCCGGTAAGATTGCTGGCCTCGAAGTGCTGCGGATTATCAACGAGCCGACAGCTGCTGCGCTGGCCTATGGTCTGGATAAAAAAGACAGCAAGACAATCGCGGTCTATGACCTTGGTGGTGGTACATTCGATGTGACCATCCTGGAAATCGATGATGGATTGTTCGAAGTGAAATCCACCAACGGGGACACGTTCCTAGGTGGTGAAGACTTTGATATGCGCATCGTGACCTATCTGGCTGACGAGTTCAAAAAAGAGAACTCCGTCGACCTGACGAAAGACAAGATGGCCCTGCAGCGTCTGAAAGAAGCCGCTGAAAAAGCCAAGATCGAACTGTCATCTTCGTCCAGCACGGAAATCAACCAACCCTTCATCTCGATGGGGTCTGACGGTCAGCCGTTGCACATGGTGATGAAACTGACACGCGCCAAGCTGGAAAGCCTTGTCGGTGATCTGATCAAAGCATCAATGAAGCCATGTCAGGCCGCGATCAAAGACGCTGGTTTGTCCACATCAGACATCGACGAAGTTGTTCTGGTTGGTGGGATGACCCGGATGCCAAAGGTCCGCGAAGAAGTCGCGAAATTCTTCGGCAAAGACCCCCATCAGGGCGTGAACCCAGATGAAGTGGTCGCCATGGGCGCGGCCATTCAGGCCGGTGTTCTGCAAGGTGATGTGAAAGACGTTGTTCTGCTGGACGTCACGCCATTGTCGCTGGGTATCGAAACTCTGGGCGGTGTCTTTACCCGTCTGATCGACCGGAACACAACAATCCCGACGAAAAAGTCTCAGGTCTTCTCAACCGCCGAAGACAACCAGAATGCCGTGACATTGCGCGTGTTCCAGGGTGAGCGCGAAATGGCCGCAGACAACAAAATGCTCGGTCAGTTCAACCTCGAAGACATCCCGCCAGCACCGCGCGGCATGCCGCAGATTGAGGTGACATTCGACATTGACGCCAACGGCATCGTCGAAGTGGGCGCCAAAGACAAAGGCACCGGCAAAGAGCAGAAAATCACCATCCAAGCCTCTGGTGGCCTGTCAGATGACGACATCGAAGCAATGGTGAAAGACGCCGAAGAAAACGCCGAGGCCGATAAGGACCGTCGCGAGCTTGTCGATGCAACAAACCAGGCCGAAAGCCTGATCCATTCGACTGAAAAATCGATGGAAGAGCATGCGGATAAGGTCGATCCAACCACGATCGAAGCGATTGAGCTGGCAATTGCCGCGCTGAAAGACGACCTGGAAGGCGACGACCTGAAAGCCGAGAAAATCAAATCCGGCATTCAAAACGTCACCGAAGCTGCCATGAAACTGGGCGAAGCGATCTACAAGGCGCAGCAAGAAGCTGAAGGCGAAGCAGAGCCTGACGCACCTGCAGCAGATGACGACATCCTCGATGCGGATTTCGAAGATCTGGATGACGACAAGCGCGGTGAATAA
- the mutT gene encoding 8-oxo-dGTP diphosphatase MutT translates to MKTVLVSAVALIDPDGRVLLAQRPAGKSMAGLWEFPGGKIEAGETPEAALIRELQEELGIDTWASCLAPLTFASHSYDDFHLLMPLFACRKWEGIPQSREGQALKWVRASALRDYPMPAADIPLIPILRDWL, encoded by the coding sequence ATGAAAACGGTTTTGGTCTCAGCGGTGGCGTTGATTGATCCCGATGGAAGGGTGCTTCTGGCACAGCGTCCGGCGGGAAAATCCATGGCCGGGCTTTGGGAATTCCCAGGCGGGAAAATCGAAGCCGGGGAAACGCCCGAGGCAGCATTGATCCGCGAATTACAAGAAGAACTTGGCATCGACACATGGGCATCCTGTTTGGCACCCCTGACATTCGCCAGCCACTCTTACGACGATTTCCACCTGCTGATGCCGCTTTTTGCCTGCCGCAAATGGGAAGGCATCCCGCAATCGCGTGAAGGACAGGCGCTGAAATGGGTGCGGGCGAGTGCATTGCGGGACTACCCAATGCCCGCAGCGGACATCCCGCTAATTCCAATCCTGCGCGATTGGCTTTAA
- the secA gene encoding preprotein translocase subunit SecA produces the protein MLGIGTIAKKVFGTANDRKVKTVRPLVEKINALEPEFEALTDEGIKDKTEELATRAMGGESLDALLPEAFANCREAAKRALGLRAFDTQLMGGIFLHQGNISEMKTGEGKTLVATFPAYLNALTGKGVHIVTVNDYLARRDAEWMSKVYAALGMTTGVVVPQQPAEEKKTAYACDVTYATNNELGFDYLRDNMKSELDQMFQRPHHFAIVDEVDSILIDEARTPLIISGPAQDRSEMYAAIDKVVPTIDESHYTLDEKSRQVTFTDEGNDFLEQKLAEAELLPEGQTLYDPESATLVHHVNQALRAHKLFVKDKDYIVRDDQVVLIDEFTGRMMAGRRLSDGLHQALEAKEGVSIKAENVTMASVTFQNYFRLYEKLGGMTGTAATEADEFQEIYGLGVVEVPTNRPVARIDEDDQVYRTAREKFDGIVHEIKEAHAMGQPILVGTTSIEKSEYLANLLAAENITYNVLNARQHEQEAQIIADAGKLNAVTIATNMAGRGTDIQLGGNVEMRVLQALAADPDADPEALREAIGAEVAEEKEKVKAAGGLFVLATERHESRRIDNQLRGRSGRQGDPGRSAFFLSLEDDLMRIFGSDRLDKVLSTLGMKEGEAIVHPWVNKSLERAQAKVEGRNFDIRKQLLKFDDVMNDQRKVIFSQRREIMEAQDLSDVAKDMRDQVIDDLVADFMPPKTYADQWDTEGLQTAVMETLGIDVPVKDWAAEEGVDDDDIRERLEDAADAFMAEKAEAFGETTMRSVEKQLLLQTIDTKWREHLLTLEHLRSVVGFRSYAQRDPLNEYKTEGFQLFERMLDGLRSDVTAKLSQIRPMSQEEQERMIAQLRQQQAAAAAQVAAEQIAAPQPGQAREGFDENDPSTWGNPGRNDPCPCGSGKKFKHCHGRLA, from the coding sequence ATGCTGGGTATCGGAACGATCGCCAAAAAGGTCTTTGGCACCGCGAATGACCGCAAGGTGAAAACCGTCCGTCCGCTTGTTGAGAAAATCAACGCGCTTGAGCCAGAGTTCGAGGCGCTGACCGACGAAGGCATCAAAGACAAAACCGAAGAACTGGCGACCCGCGCCATGGGCGGCGAAAGTCTTGATGCGCTTTTGCCCGAGGCGTTTGCCAATTGCCGTGAAGCTGCAAAGCGCGCCCTTGGTTTGCGCGCCTTTGACACACAGTTGATGGGCGGCATTTTTTTGCATCAGGGCAATATCTCTGAGATGAAAACCGGTGAGGGGAAAACCCTCGTTGCGACCTTCCCGGCCTATCTGAATGCGCTGACGGGCAAGGGCGTGCATATCGTCACCGTGAACGATTATCTGGCTCGCCGCGACGCTGAATGGATGAGCAAGGTGTACGCCGCCCTTGGCATGACCACGGGTGTTGTCGTGCCGCAGCAGCCCGCCGAAGAGAAGAAAACCGCCTACGCATGTGATGTGACCTACGCCACCAATAACGAGCTGGGTTTTGACTATCTGCGGGACAATATGAAATCTGAGCTGGATCAAATGTTCCAGCGCCCCCACCATTTTGCCATTGTCGATGAGGTTGACAGTATCCTGATCGACGAGGCGCGGACGCCGCTGATTATCTCGGGCCCCGCCCAAGATCGGAGCGAAATGTATGCTGCGATTGATAAGGTTGTTCCGACAATTGACGAGTCGCATTACACGCTGGATGAAAAGAGCCGGCAGGTTACCTTTACCGATGAAGGCAATGACTTTCTGGAGCAGAAGCTTGCAGAAGCTGAATTGTTGCCCGAAGGACAGACACTATACGATCCTGAAAGCGCGACTTTGGTCCATCACGTCAATCAGGCCCTGCGTGCCCATAAGCTGTTTGTGAAGGATAAAGACTATATCGTCCGTGACGATCAGGTTGTTCTGATTGATGAATTCACGGGCCGTATGATGGCTGGTCGCCGCTTGTCTGATGGTCTGCATCAGGCGCTTGAGGCCAAGGAAGGCGTTTCGATCAAGGCCGAGAACGTGACCATGGCCTCGGTGACCTTCCAGAACTATTTCCGGCTTTATGAAAAACTGGGTGGTATGACCGGTACAGCGGCCACCGAAGCCGATGAATTCCAAGAGATTTATGGTCTCGGCGTTGTCGAAGTGCCGACGAACCGTCCGGTTGCGCGGATTGACGAGGATGATCAGGTTTACCGTACCGCGCGCGAAAAATTCGATGGCATTGTTCATGAGATCAAGGAAGCCCACGCAATGGGTCAGCCTATCCTTGTAGGGACGACATCGATTGAGAAATCCGAATATCTGGCCAATCTTCTGGCTGCCGAAAACATCACTTACAACGTGTTGAACGCCCGTCAGCATGAGCAAGAAGCCCAGATTATCGCAGATGCTGGTAAGCTGAATGCCGTGACTATCGCCACCAATATGGCTGGTCGCGGGACCGATATTCAGCTGGGCGGCAATGTGGAAATGCGCGTTTTGCAGGCTTTGGCCGCTGATCCGGACGCCGATCCCGAGGCGCTGCGCGAAGCGATTGGCGCCGAAGTTGCTGAAGAGAAGGAAAAGGTCAAAGCCGCCGGTGGGTTGTTTGTTTTGGCAACCGAACGCCATGAGAGCCGCCGTATCGACAACCAGCTTCGCGGCCGGTCTGGCCGTCAAGGTGACCCGGGCCGTTCCGCTTTCTTCCTTTCGTTGGAAGATGATCTGATGCGGATTTTCGGATCCGACCGGCTTGATAAAGTTCTGTCGACTTTGGGCATGAAAGAGGGCGAAGCGATTGTGCATCCATGGGTGAACAAATCGCTGGAACGCGCTCAGGCCAAGGTAGAAGGCCGCAACTTTGATATCCGTAAGCAGTTGCTGAAATTCGATGATGTGATGAACGATCAGCGGAAGGTGATCTTTTCACAGCGCCGCGAAATCATGGAAGCCCAGGATTTGTCGGATGTCGCCAAGGATATGCGTGACCAGGTGATTGATGATCTGGTTGCTGACTTCATGCCGCCAAAAACCTATGCCGACCAATGGGATACAGAAGGTCTTCAGACCGCTGTGATGGAAACCCTTGGCATCGATGTACCGGTCAAAGATTGGGCTGCGGAAGAGGGTGTTGATGACGATGACATTCGCGAACGTCTTGAAGATGCCGCAGATGCATTCATGGCAGAGAAGGCCGAAGCCTTTGGTGAAACGACAATGCGCAGCGTGGAAAAGCAGCTGTTGTTGCAGACCATTGATACGAAATGGCGTGAACATCTATTGACGCTGGAGCATCTGCGTTCGGTCGTTGGCTTCCGAAGCTATGCCCAACGTGACCCGCTGAACGAATATAAGACCGAAGGCTTCCAGCTGTTTGAACGTATGTTGGATGGTCTGCGATCCGATGTGACGGCAAAGCTGTCGCAGATCCGACCCATGTCTCAGGAAGAACAAGAGCGCATGATCGCCCAGCTTCGTCAGCAGCAGGCAGCTGCCGCTGCACAGGTTGCTGCAGAGCAGATTGCTGCGCCACAGCCGGGACAAGCCCGCGAGGGATTTGATGAAAATGACCCTAGCACATGGGGCAATCCGGGCCGCAATGATCCTTGTCCTTGTGGATCTGGCAAAAAATTCAAACATTGCCATGGGCGTCTGGCCTGA
- the cysQ gene encoding 3'(2'),5'-bisphosphate nucleotidase CysQ, protein MDYETLTKVMRTLALQAGEKIMEIYAKDDFDVRAKTDDSPVTEADEAADQIISAGLRAAFPDVPLVTEEQAASHLQDVNTFLIVDPLDGTKEFIKRRGEFTVNIAYVQDGTPVRGIVYAPAKGRLFYTDPAGQSVEEIGDFADDSVGPVAPMTVRKPDNAGLLVVASKSHRDQATDDYIGKYNVTDMKSAGSSLKFCLVAAGEADLYPRLGRTMEWDTAAGHAVLSGAGGQVVRFDDHTTLNYGKPGFENPYFIALAPGVALEMP, encoded by the coding sequence ATGGACTATGAAACACTCACCAAGGTCATGCGTACGCTGGCGTTGCAAGCAGGCGAAAAGATCATGGAGATTTACGCCAAGGATGACTTTGATGTCCGCGCCAAGACAGATGATAGCCCCGTGACCGAAGCCGATGAAGCAGCAGATCAGATCATCAGTGCAGGCTTGCGCGCAGCGTTTCCCGATGTGCCGCTTGTCACCGAAGAGCAAGCCGCGTCCCATCTACAAGACGTTAACACATTTCTTATTGTTGACCCGTTAGATGGCACCAAGGAATTCATCAAACGCCGGGGCGAATTTACCGTGAATATTGCGTATGTTCAGGATGGGACACCTGTCCGTGGCATTGTCTATGCACCTGCGAAGGGACGGTTGTTCTACACGGATCCGGCTGGACAATCGGTCGAAGAAATTGGCGATTTTGCTGACGATAGCGTGGGGCCGGTTGCCCCGATGACCGTGCGCAAACCTGACAATGCTGGCCTGTTGGTTGTTGCATCCAAATCGCACCGTGATCAGGCGACGGATGATTACATCGGCAAATACAATGTCACCGACATGAAAAGCGCTGGTTCATCGTTGAAATTCTGCCTTGTCGCAGCAGGTGAGGCAGATCTTTATCCGCGTCTTGGCCGCACGATGGAATGGGACACAGCCGCCGGTCACGCAGTACTTTCTGGTGCGGGCGGCCAAGTGGTGCGATTTGATGACCACACCACGCTCAACTATGGAAAGCCCGGCTTCGAAAACCCCTATTTCATCGCTTTGGCGCCTGGTGTTGCGTTGGAAATGCCCTGA
- a CDS encoding ABC transporter permease, with amino-acid sequence MFQPETSRRPSSVFTMAEVIYHTCVRKLRQEHRNAVVGLILSVMQVLVMVGAFLIMFMVLGMRSSPIRGDFLLYIMTGIFMYMTHIRALSAVAAAAGPASPMMLHAPMNTIVAVIASAIASLYQQFLALCIILTVYHIAFTPITIYNPKGAFAMMLLAWFTGIGVGLIFRAIVPWMPDLAPLIRRLYIRINVIASGKMFVVNLLPASMVALFDWNPLFHIIDQVRGFVFLHYSPFVTSITYPIYVGIGLLMIGLMGEFYTRGKVSKSWSAGR; translated from the coding sequence ATGTTCCAACCTGAAACAAGCAGACGCCCCAGCAGCGTCTTCACGATGGCAGAGGTGATCTATCACACCTGTGTCCGAAAGCTGCGTCAGGAACATCGCAATGCGGTAGTGGGGCTGATCCTCAGCGTAATGCAAGTGCTTGTCATGGTTGGTGCCTTCTTGATCATGTTCATGGTGCTGGGGATGCGCAGCTCTCCGATTAGGGGGGATTTTCTGCTCTACATCATGACCGGCATCTTTATGTACATGACCCATATTCGGGCGCTGTCGGCCGTGGCTGCTGCTGCGGGACCGGCATCGCCTATGATGCTGCATGCGCCGATGAATACGATTGTAGCTGTAATAGCATCGGCGATAGCTTCTCTTTATCAGCAGTTTCTCGCGCTCTGCATTATCCTGACAGTTTATCACATCGCCTTCACACCCATCACGATCTACAATCCAAAGGGGGCCTTCGCGATGATGCTGCTCGCCTGGTTCACAGGGATTGGGGTCGGGCTGATTTTTCGGGCTATTGTGCCCTGGATGCCCGATTTGGCGCCGCTTATTCGCAGGCTTTACATCAGGATCAATGTCATCGCTTCGGGTAAAATGTTTGTCGTGAACCTGCTACCGGCATCGATGGTTGCGTTGTTCGACTGGAACCCCCTGTTCCACATCATCGATCAGGTCAGGGGTTTCGTCTTCCTCCATTACTCCCCGTTTGTGACCTCAATTACATACCCGATCTATGTTGGAATCGGATTGTTGATGATCGGATTGATGGGCGAATTCTACACACGGGGCAAAGTATCCAAAAGTTGGTCAGCAGGGCGATAA
- a CDS encoding peptidylprolyl isomerase: MLKHVTFLGAAATALVMSSAATAQDVSAATVVAKVGDTEITLGEMIVARSQLPQQFAQMPNELLFGGIVDQLIQQQLLADSVETPPGRIDYILTNERRSMLAADVVTQIAETSVTEDMVIAAYEERYADAEELPEFRASHLLVETEEEAIAAKARIDEGAAFADVARDVSTGPTGPSGGDLGWFGEGAMVPEFENAITSLEVGGVSDPFETQFGWHVATLVETRAKPQPTLDETRRQIAAELQELAVTERLEALAADAVIERPEEGAFDVNLLDQIELLDQ; the protein is encoded by the coding sequence ATGCTGAAACATGTTACATTTTTGGGGGCGGCGGCGACCGCGCTTGTGATGTCATCTGCGGCAACCGCGCAGGATGTGTCTGCGGCGACAGTTGTGGCCAAAGTGGGTGACACCGAAATCACATTGGGCGAGATGATCGTCGCGCGCTCGCAATTGCCGCAGCAATTTGCCCAAATGCCGAACGAGCTGTTGTTTGGCGGCATTGTTGACCAATTGATCCAACAGCAGCTTTTGGCAGATTCAGTCGAAACGCCCCCAGGCCGGATTGACTACATCCTGACCAATGAACGCCGCTCCATGCTGGCCGCCGATGTCGTCACACAAATCGCCGAAACATCCGTGACCGAAGACATGGTAATCGCCGCCTATGAAGAACGCTATGCCGATGCGGAAGAGCTTCCCGAATTTCGCGCATCACATCTTCTTGTCGAAACCGAGGAAGAGGCCATCGCCGCGAAGGCTCGGATCGATGAAGGTGCCGCATTTGCTGATGTCGCGCGTGACGTATCCACTGGGCCAACGGGGCCAAGCGGCGGTGATCTGGGCTGGTTCGGCGAAGGCGCCATGGTGCCCGAGTTTGAAAACGCGATAACCTCGCTTGAGGTCGGCGGTGTATCCGACCCATTTGAAACGCAGTTTGGCTGGCATGTGGCGACATTGGTGGAAACACGTGCCAAACCGCAACCAACGCTTGATGAAACACGTCGGCAGATCGCAGCTGAATTGCAAGAACTTGCCGTGACCGAACGTTTAGAGGCCTTGGCCGCAGATGCTGTCATCGAACGGCCCGAGGAAGGCGCGTTTGACGTCAATCTGCTCGATCAGATCGAACTTCTGGATCAATAG